The Candidatus Eisenbacteria bacterium genome includes a window with the following:
- a CDS encoding L,D-transpeptidase family protein, with the protein MNADRAIARARAALSRAASPFRELPPRLLLVDVPRQRLDLIVDGAMLAELHVSTAAAGVGGEAGSLRTPPGWHRIHAKIGADAPLGAVFESRVPTGAVWGGETREDDLILTRILTLEGLEPGINQGPGHDSLERYIYLHGTNQEDRLGSPASHGCVRLSNPDIAWLFDHVEAGDPVVIVGDEGRAIYPDPHGHERFHFAGIGGSGMSALAQFQVMAGGRVSGSDRAFDRGERSDLERRLRNLGIAIHPQDGSGVRGDCAALVLSTAVESEVPDYAVARDLGVPTLHRSELLAHFVATYRTAAIAGTSGKSTVVAMTFAILRGAGLRPSLITGGELLELQREDLIGNAFSDPGSELLVIEADESDGSLVHYRPAVGAVLNLQKDHKEVGEVALLFERFRRQTVEGFVTGEDANLEALAQGASEIFGFGPRATVRGEGVELEPLGSRFTVDRVAFTLPCPGQHNVANALAAIAVCRTLGVELRAMVEPLASFAGVARRFHTVGTARGIEVIDDFAHNPAKLKAAIATARARGRRVLAVYQPHGFGPTRFLRQDLVEAFSEALGSEDLLWMLEIFYAGGTARRDFSASEIVDELRGRGVNARFSDRQRLPAEILSQARPGDVVLLMGARDPSLTELARKVLESLGSHSPATISGH; encoded by the coding sequence GTGAACGCCGATCGTGCCATCGCCCGCGCCCGCGCGGCCCTGTCACGCGCCGCGTCGCCATTCCGCGAGCTGCCTCCGCGGCTTCTGCTCGTCGACGTTCCCCGGCAGCGTCTCGACCTGATCGTGGACGGCGCGATGCTGGCCGAGCTCCATGTCTCGACGGCGGCCGCCGGCGTGGGAGGCGAAGCGGGCTCGCTTCGCACGCCCCCCGGATGGCATCGCATCCACGCCAAGATCGGCGCGGACGCGCCGCTGGGCGCGGTGTTCGAGAGCCGGGTGCCGACCGGCGCAGTCTGGGGCGGCGAGACCCGGGAGGACGATCTCATCCTGACCCGCATTCTCACGCTCGAAGGCCTCGAGCCCGGAATCAACCAGGGCCCCGGCCACGATTCGCTCGAGCGCTACATCTACCTTCACGGGACCAACCAGGAGGATCGCCTCGGAAGCCCCGCGTCGCACGGGTGCGTCCGCCTCTCCAATCCCGACATCGCCTGGCTGTTCGATCATGTGGAGGCCGGCGATCCGGTGGTGATCGTCGGTGACGAGGGGCGCGCGATCTATCCGGATCCTCACGGCCACGAGCGCTTCCACTTCGCCGGCATCGGCGGAAGCGGAATGAGCGCCCTGGCCCAGTTCCAGGTCATGGCCGGAGGCCGGGTGAGCGGCAGCGACCGGGCTTTCGATCGCGGCGAGCGCTCGGACCTGGAGCGACGGCTCCGGAACCTCGGCATCGCGATCCACCCCCAGGATGGCAGCGGCGTGCGCGGCGACTGCGCGGCGCTCGTGCTCTCGACCGCGGTGGAGTCGGAAGTTCCCGACTACGCAGTGGCCCGCGATCTCGGGGTCCCCACGCTCCATCGCTCGGAGCTGCTCGCGCACTTCGTCGCGACGTACCGCACCGCCGCCATCGCCGGCACGAGCGGGAAGTCCACGGTCGTGGCCATGACGTTCGCAATCCTTCGCGGCGCCGGCCTGCGTCCTTCGTTGATCACCGGCGGCGAGCTGCTCGAGCTCCAGCGCGAGGATCTGATCGGGAACGCGTTCAGCGATCCCGGCTCGGAGCTGCTCGTGATCGAGGCCGACGAGAGCGATGGCTCGCTGGTGCACTACCGGCCCGCCGTGGGCGCGGTGCTGAATCTCCAAAAGGATCACAAGGAAGTCGGCGAGGTCGCACTGCTCTTCGAGCGCTTTCGCCGCCAGACGGTCGAAGGCTTCGTCACCGGGGAGGACGCGAATCTGGAAGCGCTCGCGCAGGGTGCCAGCGAGATCTTCGGCTTCGGTCCCAGGGCCACCGTGCGCGGGGAAGGAGTCGAGCTCGAGCCGCTGGGCAGCCGCTTCACGGTGGATCGTGTGGCGTTCACACTGCCTTGTCCCGGCCAGCACAACGTCGCCAATGCTCTGGCGGCGATCGCCGTGTGCCGGACCCTGGGGGTCGAGCTGCGTGCGATGGTGGAGCCGCTCGCTTCGTTCGCGGGTGTGGCGCGGCGATTCCACACGGTGGGAACGGCGCGCGGAATCGAAGTCATCGATGATTTCGCCCACAACCCGGCCAAGCTGAAGGCAGCGATCGCCACCGCTCGCGCTCGCGGCCGAAGAGTGCTGGCGGTCTACCAGCCGCACGGCTTCGGACCGACTCGATTCCTTCGTCAGGACCTGGTCGAGGCGTTCAGCGAGGCGCTCGGCTCGGAAGATCTCCTGTGGATGCTCGAGATCTTCTACGCCGGGGGCACCGCGCGCCGTGACTTCTCGGCATCCGAGATCGTGGACGAGCTGCGGGGCCGCGGCGTGAACGCGCGCTTCAGCGACCGTCAGCGGCTCCCGGCCGAGATTCTCTCCCAGGCTCGCCCAGGGGACGTGGTCCTGTTGATGGGCGCCCGCGATCCGTCGCTCACCGAGCTGGCGCGCAAGGTCCTCGAGAGCCTCGGAAGCCACAGCCCGGCCACGATTTCGGGGCATTGA